The following proteins come from a genomic window of Salvia hispanica cultivar TCC Black 2014 chromosome 4, UniMelb_Shisp_WGS_1.0, whole genome shotgun sequence:
- the LOC125223426 gene encoding ATP-dependent zinc metalloprotease FTSH 8, mitochondrial-like isoform X1, which yields MIYSRIRASLARSSRCRNVFNGASNEKPFTLNTEGLNGQFLRGYLAAAGANKLPIFRASLSDFKYITGNPRIYRFFCSKPPKKKNYENFYPNGKKEIPKKSEQKSGSKGNKSGDDGNTKLKFDPADLSTENMIIISMVISLTLAILAKPSEGIQISFQEFKNKLLEPGLVDHIVIANKSVAKVCVRSSTQNHTIHDSTEGSEGSTPIRTSPPIAKPSNYKYRFNIGSVETFEEKLDEAQEALGIDPHDYVPVTYVSEEDHFLDLLMSPTITFLVLVILSLRRKMQGGFGVGGGGKGGRGIFNIGKAHFTKMDKNAKNKIFFKDVAGCDEAKQEIMEFVHFLKNPKKYEELGAKIPKGALLVGPPGTGKTLLAKATAGESGVPFLSISGSDFMEMFVGVGPSRVRSLFQEARRCAPSIIFIDEIDAIGRARGRGRSSGSHSERENTLNQLLVEMDGFSTTSGVVVLAGTNRPDILDNALLRPGRFDRQISIDKPDVKGREKIFQIYLKKIKLDNDPAFFSKRLATLTPGFAGADIANVCNEAALIAARSDEPKVKMEHFDSAIDRIVGGLEKKNMVVSKIERRTVAYHESGHAVVGWFLEHAEPLLKVTIIPRGVAALGFAQYIPNENLLATEEQLFDLTCMALGGRAAEQVLLGKISTGAQNDLERVTKMTYDQVAVYGFSKKVGLLSFPNRGDGFGMTKPYSSKTANLIDTEVREMVAKAYNRTLQLIEEHKEQVAKVAELLLEKETLHQDDMVCVLGERPFQPAERSNHDRYEDGVLAEDGKREEQCTEGGDGKKEPSTGGGHGGAAPEAVPR from the exons ATGATCTATTCGAGAATCAGAGCTTCGCTAGCTCGCTCCTCCCGTTGCAGG AATGTGTTTAATGGAGCTAGTAATGAGAAGCCCTTCACTTTGAACACAGAGGGTCTGAATGGACAGTTTCTGAGAGGTTATTTAGCTGCTGCTGGAGCTAATAAACTACCCATTTTTAGGGCTTCTTTGTCAGATTTCAAATACATCACTGGAAATCCGAGAATTTATCGATTTTTCTGTAGCAAACCGCCCAAGAAGAAGA ATTACGAGAATTTTTATCCCAATGGCAAGAAGGAGATTCCGAAGAAGAGTGAGCAGAAGTCAGGGTCCAAAG GGAATAAATCTGGGGATGATGGCAACACTAAGCTTAAGTTCGATCCAGCAGACTTAAGTACGGAAAATATGATCATTATTTCAATGGTGATTTCGTTGACATTGGCAATATTAGCTAAGCCGAGTGAAGGGATACAG ATTAGTTTTCAAGAGTTCAAAAATAAGCTTCTTGAACCAGGTTTGGTCGATCATATTGTTATTGCAAATAAATCTGTCGCCAAAGTTTGTGTAAGAAGCTCAACGCAGAATCATACCATTCATGATTCAACTGAAGGATCTGAGGGTAGTACTCCGATTAGGACCTCACCTCCAATAGCAAAACCAAGTAACTATAAGTACCGCTTCAACATTGGAAGTGTTGAaacatttgaagaaaaattggaCGAAGCCCAAGAAGCATTGGGCATAGATCCACATGATTATGTACCCGTGACTTATGTTTCTGAAGAGGACCACTTTCTAGACTTGTTAATGTCCCCGACCatcacatttttggttttggtaaTACTTTCTTTGAGACGAAAAATGCAAGGTGGATTCGGAGTAGGTGGTGGCGGAAAGGGTGGTCGGGGAATATTTAACATTGGAAAAGCTCACTTTACAAAGATGGATAAGAATGCAAAAAATAAG ATATTCTTCAAGGATGTTGCGGGTTGTGATGAAGCAAAGCAAGAGATTATGGAGTTTGTTCACTTCCTAAAGAACCCAAAGAAGTACGAGGAACTGGGGGCTAAAATCCCTAAAGGAGCTCTATTGGTTGGACCTCCCGGGACAGGTAAAACACTCCTAGCAAAAGCAACAGCTGGTGAATCTGGCGTGCCTTTTCTGTCTATATCTGGTTCTGATTTCATGGAGATGTTTGTGGGAGTTGGGCCCTCGAGGGTTAGAAGTTTGTTCCAGGAGGCAAGACGGTGCGCACCTAGTATCATATTCATAGATGAAATTGATGCAATTGGTAGGGCAAGGGGACGTGGGAGGTCTTCTGGTTCCCATAGTGAGCGTGAAAACACTCTTAACCAGTTACTTGTGGAAATGGATGGATTTTCAACAACATCTGGAGTCGTTGTTCTTGCTGGCACTAATAGACCAGATATCTTAGACAATGCCTTGTTGAGGCCTGGTCGGTTTGATCGCCAAATTAGCATAGACAAACCTGATGTCAAGGGCCGGGAGAAAATATTCCAGATCTATCTGAAGAAGATTAAACTTGATAATGATCCCGCTTTCTTCTCTAAGAGACTAGCTACCCTCACTCCTGGATTCGCAGGTGCAGATATTGCTAATGTTTGCAATGAAGCTGCTCTAATTGCTGCTAGATCTGATGAACCAAAGGTGAAAATGGAACACTTTGATTCAGCCATAGACAGAATAGTTGGTGGTCTTGAGAAGAAAAACATG GTCGTAAGTAAAATTGAACGGCGGACTGTGGCCTACCATGAATCAGGTCACGCTGTGGTTGGCTGGTTTCTAGAACATGCAGAACCTCTGTTGAAAGTAACAATTATTCCTCGTGGCGTTGCTGCACTTGGCTTTGCACAATATATACCTAACGAGAATCTTCTGGCGACGGAAGAGCAGCTTTTTGATCTAACTTGCATGGCTCTTGGTGGACGTGCGGCAGAACAG GTGCTGCTGGGGAAAATATCGACGGGAGCACAGAATGATTTGGAGAGAGTGACGAAGATGACTTATGATCAAGTGGCAGTGTATGGTTTCAGCAAGAAAGTTGGTCTTCTCTCTTTCCCTAATAGAGGTGATGGATTTGGGATGACCAAACCATATAGCAGCAAAACAGCTAATCTCATAGACACTGAAGTCCGGGAAATGGTTGCAAAGGCATACAACCGAACGCTTCAATTGATCGAGGAACATAAGGAGCAGGTTGCCAAGGTTGCCGAGCTATTGCTTGAGAAGGAGACTCTTCACCAGGATGACATGGTGTGTGTGCTCGGTGAGAGGCCCTTCCAACCAGCTGAGAGGTCAAACCACGACAGGTACGAGGATGGGGTCCTAGCCGAAGATGGGAAGAGGGAGGAGCAGTGTACGGAAGGAGGCGACGGGAAGAAGGAGCCGAGTACAGGAGGAGGCCACGGTGGAGCTGCGCCTGAGGCTGTCCCGAGGTAG
- the LOC125223426 gene encoding ATP-dependent zinc metalloprotease FTSH 10, mitochondrial-like isoform X2, translated as MIYSRIRASLARSSRCRNVFNGASNEKPFTLNTEGLNGQFLRGYLAAAGANKLPIFRASLSDFKYITGNPRIYRFFCSKPPKKKNYENFYPNGKKEIPKKSEQKSGSKGNKSGDDGNTKLKFDPADLSTENMIIISMVISLTLAILAKPSEGIQIFFKDVAGCDEAKQEIMEFVHFLKNPKKYEELGAKIPKGALLVGPPGTGKTLLAKATAGESGVPFLSISGSDFMEMFVGVGPSRVRSLFQEARRCAPSIIFIDEIDAIGRARGRGRSSGSHSERENTLNQLLVEMDGFSTTSGVVVLAGTNRPDILDNALLRPGRFDRQISIDKPDVKGREKIFQIYLKKIKLDNDPAFFSKRLATLTPGFAGADIANVCNEAALIAARSDEPKVKMEHFDSAIDRIVGGLEKKNMVVSKIERRTVAYHESGHAVVGWFLEHAEPLLKVTIIPRGVAALGFAQYIPNENLLATEEQLFDLTCMALGGRAAEQVLLGKISTGAQNDLERVTKMTYDQVAVYGFSKKVGLLSFPNRGDGFGMTKPYSSKTANLIDTEVREMVAKAYNRTLQLIEEHKEQVAKVAELLLEKETLHQDDMVCVLGERPFQPAERSNHDRYEDGVLAEDGKREEQCTEGGDGKKEPSTGGGHGGAAPEAVPR; from the exons ATGATCTATTCGAGAATCAGAGCTTCGCTAGCTCGCTCCTCCCGTTGCAGG AATGTGTTTAATGGAGCTAGTAATGAGAAGCCCTTCACTTTGAACACAGAGGGTCTGAATGGACAGTTTCTGAGAGGTTATTTAGCTGCTGCTGGAGCTAATAAACTACCCATTTTTAGGGCTTCTTTGTCAGATTTCAAATACATCACTGGAAATCCGAGAATTTATCGATTTTTCTGTAGCAAACCGCCCAAGAAGAAGA ATTACGAGAATTTTTATCCCAATGGCAAGAAGGAGATTCCGAAGAAGAGTGAGCAGAAGTCAGGGTCCAAAG GGAATAAATCTGGGGATGATGGCAACACTAAGCTTAAGTTCGATCCAGCAGACTTAAGTACGGAAAATATGATCATTATTTCAATGGTGATTTCGTTGACATTGGCAATATTAGCTAAGCCGAGTGAAGGGATACAG ATATTCTTCAAGGATGTTGCGGGTTGTGATGAAGCAAAGCAAGAGATTATGGAGTTTGTTCACTTCCTAAAGAACCCAAAGAAGTACGAGGAACTGGGGGCTAAAATCCCTAAAGGAGCTCTATTGGTTGGACCTCCCGGGACAGGTAAAACACTCCTAGCAAAAGCAACAGCTGGTGAATCTGGCGTGCCTTTTCTGTCTATATCTGGTTCTGATTTCATGGAGATGTTTGTGGGAGTTGGGCCCTCGAGGGTTAGAAGTTTGTTCCAGGAGGCAAGACGGTGCGCACCTAGTATCATATTCATAGATGAAATTGATGCAATTGGTAGGGCAAGGGGACGTGGGAGGTCTTCTGGTTCCCATAGTGAGCGTGAAAACACTCTTAACCAGTTACTTGTGGAAATGGATGGATTTTCAACAACATCTGGAGTCGTTGTTCTTGCTGGCACTAATAGACCAGATATCTTAGACAATGCCTTGTTGAGGCCTGGTCGGTTTGATCGCCAAATTAGCATAGACAAACCTGATGTCAAGGGCCGGGAGAAAATATTCCAGATCTATCTGAAGAAGATTAAACTTGATAATGATCCCGCTTTCTTCTCTAAGAGACTAGCTACCCTCACTCCTGGATTCGCAGGTGCAGATATTGCTAATGTTTGCAATGAAGCTGCTCTAATTGCTGCTAGATCTGATGAACCAAAGGTGAAAATGGAACACTTTGATTCAGCCATAGACAGAATAGTTGGTGGTCTTGAGAAGAAAAACATG GTCGTAAGTAAAATTGAACGGCGGACTGTGGCCTACCATGAATCAGGTCACGCTGTGGTTGGCTGGTTTCTAGAACATGCAGAACCTCTGTTGAAAGTAACAATTATTCCTCGTGGCGTTGCTGCACTTGGCTTTGCACAATATATACCTAACGAGAATCTTCTGGCGACGGAAGAGCAGCTTTTTGATCTAACTTGCATGGCTCTTGGTGGACGTGCGGCAGAACAG GTGCTGCTGGGGAAAATATCGACGGGAGCACAGAATGATTTGGAGAGAGTGACGAAGATGACTTATGATCAAGTGGCAGTGTATGGTTTCAGCAAGAAAGTTGGTCTTCTCTCTTTCCCTAATAGAGGTGATGGATTTGGGATGACCAAACCATATAGCAGCAAAACAGCTAATCTCATAGACACTGAAGTCCGGGAAATGGTTGCAAAGGCATACAACCGAACGCTTCAATTGATCGAGGAACATAAGGAGCAGGTTGCCAAGGTTGCCGAGCTATTGCTTGAGAAGGAGACTCTTCACCAGGATGACATGGTGTGTGTGCTCGGTGAGAGGCCCTTCCAACCAGCTGAGAGGTCAAACCACGACAGGTACGAGGATGGGGTCCTAGCCGAAGATGGGAAGAGGGAGGAGCAGTGTACGGAAGGAGGCGACGGGAAGAAGGAGCCGAGTACAGGAGGAGGCCACGGTGGAGCTGCGCCTGAGGCTGTCCCGAGGTAG